Proteins found in one Perca fluviatilis chromosome 9, GENO_Pfluv_1.0, whole genome shotgun sequence genomic segment:
- the uchl5 gene encoding ubiquitin carboxyl-terminal hydrolase isozyme L5 isoform X2, with product MAGSAGEWCLMESDPGVFTELIKGFGCKGAQVEEIWSMEPENFDNLKPVHGLIFLFKWQPGEEPAGSIVQDSRLDHIFFAKQMKGLALSNSEVIRQVHNSFARQQMFEFDAKSTAKDEDAFHFVSYVPVNGRLYELDGLREGPIDLGACNQDDWISAVRPVIEKRIQKYSEGEIRFNLMAIVSDRKMIYERKIAELQTQLTEDEPMDTDQSSTFLSSIQSEIAKYQLLIEEENQKLKRYKIENIRRKHNYLPFIMELLKTLAEYQQLIPLVEKAKEKQSAKKAQEAK from the exons ATGGCTGGAAGCGCAGGAGAGTGGTGTCTGATGGAGAGTGACCCTGGCGTGTTCACAGAACTGATAAAAGGATTCG GTTGCAAAGGCGCCCAGGTTGAAGAGATATGGAGTATGGAGCCAGAGAACTTTGACAACTTGAA ACCAGTTCACGGGTTGATTTTCCTGTTCAAGTGGCAGCCAGGCGAGGAGCCAGCAGGATCTATCGTTCAGGATTCAAGGCTTGACCACATCTTCTTTGCAAAACAG ATGAAAGGTTTGGCTCTTAGCAACTCTGAAGTGATCCGACAAGTTCACAACAGCTTTGCCAG ACAGCAAATGTTTGAATTTGATGCAAAGTCCACAGCAAAGGACGAGGACGCCTTTCACTTTGTGAGCTATGTTCCTGTAAACGGCAGACTATACGAGCTGGATGGACTTCGAGAGGGACCAATTGACCTGG GTGCATGCAACCAGGATGACTGGATCAGCGCAGTTCGCCCAGTGATCGAGAAAAGAATACAGAA GTATAGTGAAGGAGAGATCCGATTCAACCTAATGGCCATTGTGTCAGACAGGAAGATGATATACGAGAGAAAAATCGCAGAGCTCCAGACCCAGCTTACTGAG GATGAACCAATGGACACAGACCAGAGCAGCACGTTTCTTAGCTCCATCCAGTCAGAGATTGCCAAGTACCAGCTCCTTATTGAAGAGGAAAATCAGAAACTTAAAAGATATAAG ATTGAAAACATTCGGCGAAAGCACAACTACCTTCCTTTCATCATGGAGCTACTGAAGACACTGGCAGAGTACCAACAGTTAATACCTTTGGTGGAAAAG GCGAAGGAGAAACAAAGCGCCAAAAAAGCCCAGGAGGCCAAGTAA
- the uchl5 gene encoding ubiquitin carboxyl-terminal hydrolase isozyme L5 isoform X1 yields MAGSAGEWCLMESDPGVFTELIKGFGCKGAQVEEIWSMEPENFDNLKPVHGLIFLFKWQPGEEPAGSIVQDSRLDHIFFAKQVINNACATQAIVSVLLNCSHSDMLLGDTLTEFREFSQSFDAAMKGLALSNSEVIRQVHNSFARQQMFEFDAKSTAKDEDAFHFVSYVPVNGRLYELDGLREGPIDLGACNQDDWISAVRPVIEKRIQKYSEGEIRFNLMAIVSDRKMIYERKIAELQTQLTEDEPMDTDQSSTFLSSIQSEIAKYQLLIEEENQKLKRYKIENIRRKHNYLPFIMELLKTLAEYQQLIPLVEKAKEKQSAKKAQEAK; encoded by the exons ATGGCTGGAAGCGCAGGAGAGTGGTGTCTGATGGAGAGTGACCCTGGCGTGTTCACAGAACTGATAAAAGGATTCG GTTGCAAAGGCGCCCAGGTTGAAGAGATATGGAGTATGGAGCCAGAGAACTTTGACAACTTGAA ACCAGTTCACGGGTTGATTTTCCTGTTCAAGTGGCAGCCAGGCGAGGAGCCAGCAGGATCTATCGTTCAGGATTCAAGGCTTGACCACATCTTCTTTGCAAAACAG GTCATTAACAACGCCTGTGCCACGCAGGCAATAGTCAGCGTTCTGCTCAACTGCTCCCATTCTGACATGTTGCTTGGGGACACACTGACAGAGTTCAGAGAGTTTTCACAGAGTTTTGATGCTGCT ATGAAAGGTTTGGCTCTTAGCAACTCTGAAGTGATCCGACAAGTTCACAACAGCTTTGCCAG ACAGCAAATGTTTGAATTTGATGCAAAGTCCACAGCAAAGGACGAGGACGCCTTTCACTTTGTGAGCTATGTTCCTGTAAACGGCAGACTATACGAGCTGGATGGACTTCGAGAGGGACCAATTGACCTGG GTGCATGCAACCAGGATGACTGGATCAGCGCAGTTCGCCCAGTGATCGAGAAAAGAATACAGAA GTATAGTGAAGGAGAGATCCGATTCAACCTAATGGCCATTGTGTCAGACAGGAAGATGATATACGAGAGAAAAATCGCAGAGCTCCAGACCCAGCTTACTGAG GATGAACCAATGGACACAGACCAGAGCAGCACGTTTCTTAGCTCCATCCAGTCAGAGATTGCCAAGTACCAGCTCCTTATTGAAGAGGAAAATCAGAAACTTAAAAGATATAAG ATTGAAAACATTCGGCGAAAGCACAACTACCTTCCTTTCATCATGGAGCTACTGAAGACACTGGCAGAGTACCAACAGTTAATACCTTTGGTGGAAAAG GCGAAGGAGAAACAAAGCGCCAAAAAAGCCCAGGAGGCCAAGTAA
- the glrx2 gene encoding glutaredoxin 2 isoform X3, which yields MDVTFKLRLASASETTSGGHVRMGNFTSSTALSSTSCVQYVREMVSQNCVVIFSKTTCPYCKMAKNVFNEIGATYKVIELDEHNDGRRLQEALAQMTGARTVPRVFINGNCIGGGSDTKQLHQQGRLLPLIQQCAPCCATSSDGSGSGQFESAK from the exons ATGGACGTTACGTTCAAACTGCGGCTTGCGTCTGCGTCAGAAACTACTTCCGGTGGTCACGTAAG aatgGGGAATTTTAcatcctccacagctctgtccAGCACATCCTGTGTACAGTATGTTCGG GAGATGGTGTCCCAGAactgtgttgtgatattttccAAGACCACCTGTCCTTATTGCAAAATGGCCAAGAATGTGTTCAATGAAATTGGTGCGACCTACAAAGTGATTGAACTGGACGAGCACAATGACGGGAGGAGACTGCAAGAGGCCTTAGCTCAGATGACCGGCGCCAGAACG GTCCCGAGAGTCTTCATTAATGGAAACTGCATCGGAGGTGGCTCTGATACCAAACAACTCCATCAACAGGGGAGGTTGCTGCCCCTGATCCAACAGTGTGCTCCCTGCTGCGCGACCAGCTCCGACGGCTCGGGCAGCGGACAGTTCGAGTCCGCTAAATGA
- the glrx2 gene encoding glutaredoxin 2 isoform X2: MFKCIFRPAVILQLAIILMLIMNVQIVSSCDIFTFLRMGNFTSSTALSSTSCVQYVREMVSQNCVVIFSKTTCPYCKMAKNVFNEIGATYKVIELDEHNDGRRLQEALAQMTGARTVPRVFINGNCIGGGSDTKQLHQQGRLLPLIQQCAPCCATSSDGSGSGQFESAK, translated from the exons ATGTTCAAGTGTATTTTCAGACCAGCAGTGATTCTCCAGTTAGCTATTATTTTAATGCTAATTATGAACGTTCAGATCGTCTCTTCCTGTGATATCTTCACGTTCCTGAG aatgGGGAATTTTAcatcctccacagctctgtccAGCACATCCTGTGTACAGTATGTTCGG GAGATGGTGTCCCAGAactgtgttgtgatattttccAAGACCACCTGTCCTTATTGCAAAATGGCCAAGAATGTGTTCAATGAAATTGGTGCGACCTACAAAGTGATTGAACTGGACGAGCACAATGACGGGAGGAGACTGCAAGAGGCCTTAGCTCAGATGACCGGCGCCAGAACG GTCCCGAGAGTCTTCATTAATGGAAACTGCATCGGAGGTGGCTCTGATACCAAACAACTCCATCAACAGGGGAGGTTGCTGCCCCTGATCCAACAGTGTGCTCCCTGCTGCGCGACCAGCTCCGACGGCTCGGGCAGCGGACAGTTCGAGTCCGCTAAATGA
- the glrx2 gene encoding glutaredoxin 2 isoform X1: protein MFNPGQQRDYFLAVFSFLSMFARAGCLPRVAWTGCRRMGNFTSSTALSSTSCVQYVREMVSQNCVVIFSKTTCPYCKMAKNVFNEIGATYKVIELDEHNDGRRLQEALAQMTGARTVPRVFINGNCIGGGSDTKQLHQQGRLLPLIQQCAPCCATSSDGSGSGQFESAK from the exons ATGTTTAATCCAGGCCAACAGCGCGATTATTTTTTGGccgtattttcttttttatccatGTTTGCTCGAGCAGGATGTCTTCCCAGGGTGGCATGGACCGGCTGCCGAAG aatgGGGAATTTTAcatcctccacagctctgtccAGCACATCCTGTGTACAGTATGTTCGG GAGATGGTGTCCCAGAactgtgttgtgatattttccAAGACCACCTGTCCTTATTGCAAAATGGCCAAGAATGTGTTCAATGAAATTGGTGCGACCTACAAAGTGATTGAACTGGACGAGCACAATGACGGGAGGAGACTGCAAGAGGCCTTAGCTCAGATGACCGGCGCCAGAACG GTCCCGAGAGTCTTCATTAATGGAAACTGCATCGGAGGTGGCTCTGATACCAAACAACTCCATCAACAGGGGAGGTTGCTGCCCCTGATCCAACAGTGTGCTCCCTGCTGCGCGACCAGCTCCGACGGCTCGGGCAGCGGACAGTTCGAGTCCGCTAAATGA